DNA from Kitasatospora acidiphila:
AACGCCTGGCCCAGCGAGCCGCCGATCGGGATCAGGAAGCCGCAGCTGGTGCAGGTGGCGGGGGCCGACTGGGCCATCGGGGTCTGCGGGCCGTGGGTCTTCTCCCAGCGGTCCGCGGCCAGGTGCAGGCCGAGCCGGGAGAGCACCCGGGGGCGGCTCATGCCGAGCTCGTCGGCGACCGCGCCGATCTGGGCGCGGGCCGGGGCCGGCTGCACGTGCGGATCGCTCACCACGAGGTCGTCCTCGCGGTCGAAGAGCTCGGCGCCGGCGGCGCCCGGCTCGTCATCGCCGGTCCAGCCGGGCTCCAGGCGCAGGTCGTCGGCGTCGGTCGGCAGCAGGTCGCCGGGGCCCATGTCGCCCGGCCGCAGCCGCTCGCTCCACGGCACCCACTCGGGCGCCAGCACCGCGTCCGGGCCGGGCAGCAGCACGACCTCGTCGAGGGTGACC
Protein-coding regions in this window:
- a CDS encoding DUF3027 domain-containing protein, translating into MRSRTPDRLCAEAVELARQAAVESVGAEVVGEHLVARAEAERVVTHTFECLDPAYRGWRWAVTVARAPRAKVVTLDEVVLLPGPDAVLAPEWVPWSERLRPGDMGPGDLLPTDADDLRLEPGWTGDDEPGAAGAELFDREDDLVVSDPHVQPAPARAQIGAVADELGMSRPRVLSRLGLHLAADRWEKTHGPQTPMAQSAPATCTSCGFLIPIGGSLGQAFGVCGNEFGPADGQIVSLAYGCGGHSEAAVLPAPPVPAELILDETVVEPLHLHPDRAGGSVEPDAPAEELGHS